The sequence below is a genomic window from Polyangiaceae bacterium.
AAAGCCGGTCGTGCCGTGCAGCTCGAGGAGCAGGGGCGCGTCGTGCGCGGGTTCGCCCTCGTTCCATGGAACGGCGACGAGCCCCGTTGCCTCCACCGACTCGCCCCGATCTTGCGTGGTGTAGCGCACGCGGAACACGCGCGTACCGAACGGCACCGGAGAAAGGCTGGATAGCCCAGCGAAGGCGAGCAACGTGTCGACGGTCTGAGCGGCGCGCGCTTCGTCCGTCAGCTCGGAGCTGGTGACCACCGCACCTGCCGGCGGCAAGAGCTCGTAGCTCGTCCCGCAGCCCCCCGGCGTCAGCGTGGGCGCGGCAGCGGGCTCTTCCGGCGACGAGGAGCCGCAGCCGAAGAGCATGACAAATGCCAAGAATGCCCAGCGCTTGCTCACCTCCAGTCGCTACGCCCAGCGCGAGAGAACGTCAATCTTCGGAGTCGTTTTCACGTTGGTCGCTGCTGCGGCATCATTCGGCATGGACGGAAAATCCTTGGGTCTGATGGGCATCGCTGCCGTCATCGGCGGCGTGGTCGGTGGCATCACGGTGCGCCTCTCCAGCGACTCGCCGAAGACCACGGCCAAGGCCGAGACCCCGGCGTCGAAGGACGACGACGAAGACGACGGCCTCGACCATCGAGTGAAGCAGCTCGAGCAGAGCGTCGCGGGTCTGGAGAAGAAGCGCCGCGCGAGCGAAGCCATCGCCGCCTACGGTCGAGCCCTCGCGGCCGGCGACCCGGCACCGGACGGTGGCGTACCTCCGCCGACGGCGGTGGACGATCCGGTGTTCGACACCGCGGTGCGCGACGTGCTCGACCGCGTCGACCAAGAGCGGCGCGACGAGCGCGAGCAGCGCCGCACGGAGCGCATGAACCAGATGGTGGACGAATGGAGCAAGCAGCTCGCGACCAAGCTCTCGCTCAGCGACCAGCAGAAGCAGAAGGTCGCCGAGATCTTCCGCGATCACTTCGCCAAGATGCGGGCCATGCGGGGCGGGGGAGACGGCGGTATGCGCACGCCGCAGGAGTGGCGGCAGAGCTTCCAAGCGTTGCAGGACGAGCAGAACAAGAAGCTCGGTGAAGTGCTCGATTCCGGTCAGATGGACAAGCTCGAACAGATGCGAAAGGACGGCGAGCTGCCGATGTTCGGCGGAGGTTTCGGTCGCGGGCGCCGGAGGGGCAACTGACGCCGATTGCCGCGTCGGCCTCGGCTGACTACGCTTGTCTTGCCGGCATGAGCTGGACCCTGGACGAAGCGTTGGCGAATCCCCCTGCGGCGCGACTGGTGTCGTTGCGCTTTGGCGAGGTGAAGCGTTTCGAGGCGCACATCGCGGAGCTGTCCCACCTGCGCGAGCTCGAGATCATCGCCATCGGGTTGCGCAAGGTTCCGGATGCGTTTCGTGCCCTCGAGAGCTTGGTGCGTATCGATCTTTCGGACAACGTGCTGACGGCACTTCCGGAGTGGATCGGCGAGCTCTCGAGCCTCACGGAGCTGACGGCGGCATCCAATCGCATCACCCGCATTCCGGACGGCATCTACGAGCTCCGCGCCTTGGAGAACCTCGACTTGGCCGACAACGCGATCGAGACCGTGAGCGATCGCATCGGCGAGCTCGCGGAGCTGCGGCGCTTGGCCTTCAGCGGGAACCGTCTCACGCAGTTGCCCGCCGCGGTGGGTCGCCTCGCGCACCTCGAGTACCTGTACTTGAACCAGAACCTGCTCACGGAGCTACCGCCGGAGATCGGCGATCTGCAGAAGCTTTCGGAGCTGCAGCTCGCCTACAACCGCCTGACGGAGCTGCCCTCCAAGCTGTCGCGCCTGCTGGCGCTGGAGTGGCTCACGCTGCGCGACAATCCGCTCTTGCCGGGGCAGCGCGAGCGCATCAAGGCCGCCCTGCCGAGCTGCACGATCACGGGCTAGGCTCGCGCCTTTTGGGCGTTTCCGCGCCGGACCAACATCCAGATTCAGGTGCCGACTTCTTTGCGGGTGACTTCCGAAAGCTCGCTGTCGAGCTCGGCCAGGAGCTTCTTCGCGCGACGACTGAGCTTCTTGGGCACCTGCACTTCCACCACGATGTGCAAGTCCCCGCGGCCGCGTCGATCCAGCCGGGTGACGCCGCGGCCCCGCAGCGTGATCACGGCGCCGGGCTGAGTGCCGGACGGCACTTCCACCTCCAAGCTGGTTTCGTCCGGGAGCTCGATCTGGATCTCCGTGCCCAACGCCGCTTCGGGAAACGAAACCGGCTGGCGCGTGACGAGATCGTAGCCCTCGCGAGCGAAGGTCTCGTCGGGCTCGAGCATCACGTCCACGTAGAGATCTCCCGCAGGCGCACCCGCGGGCCCCGGCATGCCCTGCCCCGGAACTCGCAGGCGTTGCTCGGAGTCGATGCCGGCGGGGAAGGTGACCAACACCTTGCGCTGCTTCGCGACCGCGCCAGCGCCCTCACAGGCTTCGCACGGCTCCTTGATGCTGGTGCCCGCACCGCGACAAGCGGGGCAGGTGGTGGAGAACATGATGAAGCCGCGCTGCGTGGTGACCTGACCCTTGCCGCCGCACTGTGCGCAACGTTCTGGTTTGGTGCCCTTCTTGGCACCGCTGCCGTTGCATTCCTCGCACGCGGCGGCGCCCCGCACGACGACCTCGTGCTTGCAGCCGGTCATCGCGTCCTTGAGGCTGATGCTGGCTTCCACCCTCACGTCCTGCCCGCGCACCGGGGCCTGCCGGCGACCCCCGCCCCCGCCCCCGAAGCCGAAGCCGCCCATGCCACCGAAGAAATCGCTGAACAGGTCCTGGAAGTGGCTGAAGATGTCGCCCATTCCAGCAGCGCCGAAGTCGAAGCCTCCGCCCACGCCGGCGTGACCGAAGCGGTCGTAGTTGCCCCGCTTCTCGTCGTCCGAAAGGATGCTGTAGGCCTCCGTGGCCTCCTTGAACTTTTCCTCCGCGGACGGATCATTGGGGTTCCGGTCCGGGTGGTACTTCAGCGCACACTGCCGATAGGATCGGCGGATGTCGTCTGCGCTGGCCTCCCGGCTAACGCCCAACACTTCGTAATAATCGCGTTTTTCGCTCATGGTCCGGGCCGCCCGGGGCCTTCCGCGGCAGGGTCAGAAGAACGGATCACACAGTAAGCTCGGGCGCTTGCGTGTCAACGGACCTCAGCCCGCTCCCGGCCCCGACCTCAGCTGCGCAATGAGGGTTGCTTGGCGCTGGAGCTCCGCTCGCGCTCGGTCCAGCTCTGCCGAGAGCTCCCCCGAGCCCTCCTCCAGCCGGCCTTCCAAGGACTGGATCGTCCAGCGCGCCGCCTGCAGATCGGCCTCCCGGAGCGCGTTCAGCTCCGCCAAGCGATCCAGCCGCTCTCGGAGCTCATTGCTGCCGGGGCTGGGGCTGCCGCTCGAACGTTGCTCATCGAGCTCGTCCAGCAGCTGTCGTCCCAGGCGCTCCATCTCCTTCATCT
It includes:
- a CDS encoding leucine-rich repeat domain-containing protein, which produces MSWTLDEALANPPAARLVSLRFGEVKRFEAHIAELSHLRELEIIAIGLRKVPDAFRALESLVRIDLSDNVLTALPEWIGELSSLTELTAASNRITRIPDGIYELRALENLDLADNAIETVSDRIGELAELRRLAFSGNRLTQLPAAVGRLAHLEYLYLNQNLLTELPPEIGDLQKLSELQLAYNRLTELPSKLSRLLALEWLTLRDNPLLPGQRERIKAALPSCTITG
- the dnaJ gene encoding molecular chaperone DnaJ, giving the protein MSEKRDYYEVLGVSREASADDIRRSYRQCALKYHPDRNPNDPSAEEKFKEATEAYSILSDDEKRGNYDRFGHAGVGGGFDFGAAGMGDIFSHFQDLFSDFFGGMGGFGFGGGGGGRRQAPVRGQDVRVEASISLKDAMTGCKHEVVVRGAAACEECNGSGAKKGTKPERCAQCGGKGQVTTQRGFIMFSTTCPACRGAGTSIKEPCEACEGAGAVAKQRKVLVTFPAGIDSEQRLRVPGQGMPGPAGAPAGDLYVDVMLEPDETFAREGYDLVTRQPVSFPEAALGTEIQIELPDETSLEVEVPSGTQPGAVITLRGRGVTRLDRRGRGDLHIVVEVQVPKKLSRRAKKLLAELDSELSEVTRKEVGT